Part of the Paenarthrobacter sp. JL.01a genome is shown below.
CCGCCATCGAGGGTGCGCTCGGACCAGTGCCGCAGATTGTCCTGGCCTCGCTCTTGGCCTTCCTGGCAGGCCAGACCATCAACTCCTGGATCCTGGTGAAGATGAAGGCACGCACTGGCGAAAAGAGCCTGTGGGCGCGTTTGATGGGTTCCTCGGTGGTGGGCGAATTCGTGGACACCCTGATCTTCTGCAGCATTGCGGCGTCCGTGATCGGTATCTCCGACGTGGGTTCGTTCGTCAACTACGTCCTCGTCGGCTTCCTCTACAAGACCGCCGTCGAGTTCATCTTCGTGCCGATCACCGTGCTGGTGGTGGGCTGGATCAAGAAGCGCGAGCCGAGCTACGGGGTAGTCGCGGCCTAACTACTCGCCGAGTTCGCCGGAAACGTGCCAATTCGCTGGAAGTTTCCCAACGCCGTCGCACGTTTCCCGCGAACCCGGCGCAGTTACGAGTAGTACCGCCCCAGCGTCTCCGCCTTGAACTCGAAGAAGTCCCCGGATTCGATGGCCAGGCGGGCATCGTCCACCATCTTCACCACGAAGCGCTCATTGTGGATGGAGATCAACGTCGCCGACAGCATTTCCTTGGCCTTGAACAGGTGATGGATGTAGGCGCGGGAGTAGTTGGCGCAGGCGTAGCAGTCGCAGCCTTCCTGCAAGGGGCCGAAATCAGTCTTGTACTTCGCCCCGGACAGGTTGAAGCGCCCGAACGGTGTGTAGAACGCGGAGTTGCGGGCCACGCGGGTGGGGGAGACGCAGTCGAAGGTGTCGGCGCCGTTCTCGATTGCCGTGAAGATGTCGTCCGGCTCGGAAATGCCCAGGAGGTGACGGGGCTTGTCCTCGGGCAGTTCCTCATTGCACCAACGCACGATTGTGCCCAGGTTTTCCTTCTCCAACGCCCCGCCGATGCCGTAGCCGTCAAAAGGCATCGCCCCGAGGTCACGGCAGGCTTTGCGGCGCAGGTCCTCGTACTGGGCACCCTGGATCACGCCGAACAACGCCTGGTACGGCTTGCCCACGCGGGATTCCGTCAAACGCGAGTGCTCCGCCAGGCACCGCAGCGCCCATAACCGCGTCCGTTCCAGCGACTCTTCCTGGTAGCCGCGGGAGTTCTGCAGCGTAGTCAGCTCATCAAAGGCGAACATGATGTCCGCGCCGATCTGGTGCTGGACCTGCATGGAGATCTCCGGCGAGAACCTGTGCCGGTCCCCGTTGAGGTGGGACTTGAACCAGACTCCGTCATCGTCAATGTGCGCCAGCCGTTCCTTGCCGGGGGCCACGGCGTCGTCAGGTCCGGAAGAGTCCACGTTCTTCATGTCGATGACCTTCTTGAACCCGGAACCAAGGCTCATCACCTGGAATCCGCCGGAGTCCGTAAACGTGGGGCCTGACCAGTTCATGAACGCG
Proteins encoded:
- a CDS encoding queuosine precursor transporter; translation: MPTPSGSSTLSKPAPRFASIGSPYFGIMLAIMAVVLILSNIGASKGVALGPIITDGGFFLFPLAYILGDVMSEVYGFKEARKAIITSFALSVFASLCYWVIIILPGFDDEYGTAKQAAIEGALGPVPQIVLASLLAFLAGQTINSWILVKMKARTGEKSLWARLMGSSVVGEFVDTLIFCSIAASVIGISDVGSFVNYVLVGFLYKTAVEFIFVPITVLVVGWIKKREPSYGVVAA
- the tgt gene encoding tRNA guanosine(34) transglycosylase Tgt, with the protein product MPASSSAPASSPSLPGLSERQSGFSFSVGTRLTETCSPSSSLVEANGGAFLGRTGTITTPHGTIQTPAFIAVGTKATVKAVLPESIADLGAQAVLANAYHLYLQPGPEILDAAGGLGAFMNWSGPTFTDSGGFQVMSLGSGFKKVIDMKNVDSSGPDDAVAPGKERLAHIDDDGVWFKSHLNGDRHRFSPEISMQVQHQIGADIMFAFDELTTLQNSRGYQEESLERTRLWALRCLAEHSRLTESRVGKPYQALFGVIQGAQYEDLRRKACRDLGAMPFDGYGIGGALEKENLGTIVRWCNEELPEDKPRHLLGISEPDDIFTAIENGADTFDCVSPTRVARNSAFYTPFGRFNLSGAKYKTDFGPLQEGCDCYACANYSRAYIHHLFKAKEMLSATLISIHNERFVVKMVDDARLAIESGDFFEFKAETLGRYYS